In Sulfitobacter sp. OXR-159, one DNA window encodes the following:
- a CDS encoding MoxR family ATPase produces the protein MAEADDLIAQIEALTEKLGEAKQSITGRFVGQEQVVDLALTALLCGGHGLLIGLPGLGKTRLVETLSTVMGLHGNRVQFTPDLMPADILGSEVLDTAPDGSRAFRFIEGPIFCQLLMADEINRASPRTQSALLQAMQEKTVTVAGQDRALGQPFHVLATQNPIEQEGTYPLPEAQLDRFLVQIDVAYPDRATERDILIATTGVEDGAVQPVFSTEDLLAAQNLLRRMPVGDSVVELILDLVRAFRPDEPEATQPVRESVAWGPGPRAAQALMLTVRARALLEGRLAPSAEDVLAMARPVLSHRMALNFAARARGESLQGLIDATAGQLIGKKAAA, from the coding sequence ATGGCCGAAGCGGATGATCTGATCGCGCAAATCGAAGCGCTGACCGAAAAACTGGGCGAGGCCAAGCAGTCGATCACCGGGCGGTTCGTCGGGCAAGAACAGGTTGTGGACCTCGCGCTGACTGCTCTGCTCTGCGGTGGCCACGGGCTGCTGATCGGCCTGCCGGGCTTGGGCAAGACACGTCTGGTCGAGACCTTGAGCACCGTCATGGGCCTGCACGGCAACCGCGTGCAATTCACCCCCGATCTGATGCCCGCCGATATTCTGGGCTCCGAAGTGCTTGATACCGCGCCCGACGGCAGCCGGGCCTTTCGCTTTATCGAAGGGCCGATCTTTTGCCAGCTTCTGATGGCGGATGAGATCAACCGCGCCAGCCCGCGCACGCAGTCGGCGCTTTTGCAGGCGATGCAGGAAAAAACCGTCACGGTGGCTGGCCAAGACCGCGCATTGGGCCAGCCCTTCCACGTGCTCGCCACGCAAAACCCGATCGAGCAAGAAGGCACCTACCCGCTGCCCGAAGCACAGCTTGACCGTTTCCTCGTGCAGATCGACGTGGCCTACCCCGACCGCGCGACCGAGCGGGACATCCTGATCGCCACCACCGGCGTCGAAGATGGCGCGGTGCAGCCTGTTTTCTCTACCGAAGACCTGCTGGCCGCGCAAAACCTGCTGCGCCGGATGCCCGTGGGCGACAGCGTGGTGGAGCTGATCCTTGACCTTGTCCGCGCCTTCCGCCCCGATGAACCCGAAGCCACCCAGCCCGTGCGCGAGAGTGTTGCTTGGGGCCCCGGCCCCCGTGCCGCGCAGGCGCTGATGCTGACGGTCCGCGCCCGTGCGCTGCTGGAGGGGCGGCTTGCCCCCTCTGCCGAAGACGTGCTGGCCATGGCCCGCCCGGTGCTGAGCCACCGGATGGCGCTGAACTTTGCCGCCCGCGCACGCGGCGAAAGCCTGCAAGGGCTGATCGACGCCACCGCCGGTCAATTGATCGGGAAAAAGGCCGCCGCGTGA
- a CDS encoding hydroxypyruvate isomerase family protein yields MPITPAANLSLLWSELPYLDRFDAAAEAGFGAVEVLFPYDMPAKETQRALLRNGLNLALINAPPPNYTGGQPGFAAIPGGEARFAHDMRRVWRYVDALRPKMVHVMAGEAEGPAAAEAFVANLRHAAAEAPPEVTLMIEPLCPEARPGYFLNDYAQAADLLAAVNAPNVGLQFDSFHAQMIHGDAVAVFEEYRPLIRHVQLGDAPGRGAPCSGDVDFDGLFAALRVGYDGFVSGEYMPDVATEQTLGWVAALGE; encoded by the coding sequence ATGCCGATCACCCCCGCCGCCAACCTATCGCTGCTTTGGTCCGAACTGCCCTATCTGGACCGGTTCGACGCGGCGGCAGAGGCGGGGTTCGGCGCGGTCGAGGTGTTGTTTCCCTATGACATGCCCGCGAAAGAGACGCAGCGCGCCCTGCTGCGCAACGGGTTAAACCTAGCCCTGATCAATGCCCCACCGCCGAATTATACCGGCGGCCAGCCCGGTTTCGCGGCCATTCCGGGCGGGGAGGCACGCTTTGCCCATGATATGCGCCGGGTCTGGCGCTATGTCGACGCGCTGCGGCCCAAGATGGTTCATGTCATGGCCGGGGAGGCCGAAGGGCCAGCGGCGGCAGAGGCATTCGTGGCGAACCTCCGTCATGCCGCCGCCGAGGCGCCGCCGGAGGTCACTTTGATGATCGAGCCGCTCTGCCCTGAGGCCAGACCGGGGTATTTCTTGAACGATTACGCTCAGGCGGCGGATCTTCTCGCGGCAGTGAATGCGCCGAATGTGGGGCTGCAGTTCGACAGTTTTCACGCGCAGATGATCCATGGCGATGCCGTGGCGGTATTCGAGGAATATCGCCCCCTAATCCGCCATGTGCAGCTTGGTGACGCGCCGGGGCGTGGGGCGCCGTGCAGCGGTGATGTCGATTTCGACGGGCTCTTTGCCGCACTGCGGGTGGGCTATGACGGTTTTGTCAGTGGGGAGTATATGCCGGATGTGGCGACGGAGCAGACGCTCGGATGGGTGGCCGCCTTAGGGGAATGA
- a CDS encoding glutathione S-transferase codes for MTSILYSFRRCPYAMRARLAIAAAQTPVHLREVVLRDKPQAFLSASPTATVPCLVTETGPIDESLDIMKWALAQNDPEGWLDMPPEGHDWITRADGPFKDALDRTKYATRYPDVNPQEQRAKAAAFLQDLDAQLGDWIFDRPTLADYAILPFVRQFAFIDRAWFDAQDWRALRGWLDRFLTAPRFESVMSKYPQWQPDDAPVSFP; via the coding sequence ATGACCTCAATCCTCTACTCCTTCCGCCGTTGCCCCTACGCCATGCGCGCGCGGCTTGCCATCGCCGCCGCGCAAACGCCCGTCCACCTGCGCGAAGTCGTCCTGCGGGACAAACCGCAAGCATTCCTCTCGGCATCCCCCACCGCCACCGTCCCTTGCCTCGTCACCGAAACCGGCCCCATCGACGAAAGCCTCGACATCATGAAATGGGCGCTGGCCCAGAACGATCCCGAAGGCTGGCTCGACATGCCGCCCGAGGGGCACGATTGGATCACCCGCGCCGATGGCCCGTTCAAAGACGCGCTCGACCGCACCAAATACGCCACCCGCTATCCCGATGTGAACCCCCAAGAACAACGCGCCAAGGCTGCCGCCTTTCTCCAAGACCTCGACGCGCAACTGGGTGACTGGATCTTCGACCGCCCGACGCTGGCCGATTACGCGATCCTGCCCTTCGTGCGGCAATTCGCCTTTATCGACCGCGCTTGGTTCGACGCGCAGGACTGGCGCGCCCTGCGCGGCTGGCTCGACCGGTTCCTCACCGCGCCCCGGTTCGAAAGCGTGATGAGCAAATACCCCCAGTGGCAGCCCGACGATGCGCCGGTGTCATTCCCCTAA
- a CDS encoding YdeI/OmpD-associated family protein produces the protein MEHIDLPEDLAQALEETGARAGWDGYSDELRTDALAWIDAARTTTARSKRVDDVARFAGKGLPPTPFQ, from the coding sequence ATGGAGCATATAGACCTCCCCGAAGACCTCGCTCAAGCGCTGGAAGAGACCGGCGCACGGGCCGGCTGGGACGGATACAGCGATGAGTTGCGCACCGATGCGCTGGCATGGATCGACGCGGCGCGGACCACGACGGCACGGTCGAAGCGGGTGGATGATGTGGCGCGCTTTGCCGGTAAGGGACTGCCGCCGACACCGTTTCAGTAG
- a CDS encoding DUF4159 domain-containing protein, which produces MSVFGGIGFTAPWLLLALLALPILWLILRAVPPAPIRRRFPGVALLLGLADDESTTDRTPWWLLLLRMLAVAAIIVGLAGPVLNPQAEAEQGSGPLLMVLDGSWAGASGWDRQLAAVDAQLTRTGRAERTVGILTLTDPQVPTFQSADAWRSRLAGLTPAPWQPAPANITRATEIMADLPAFDTMWFSDDLDYPGRDDLRAALQSKGAVEVHQSASNVIGIAPAVYQDGAIDLTLRRAIPGPEREAVVQAHGRDPAGNARVLATANASFEAGATEATTSLSLPAELRARLTSFDIAGQRSAGARTLVDDGLRRREVALIGGRGAQEGLQLLSPLHYIEQALAPSADLIDGTLSDVLPANPDVIVLADVATLSPAEAEPLQEWIDAGGVLIRFAGPRIAASDVSRIDEDPLMPVRLRAGGRSVGGAMSWGEPKALAPFRNGSPFFGLPVPEDVTVSAQVVAQPDPTLADRVIASLSDGTPLVTRKAVGQGQIVLFHVTATAEWSTLPLSGLFVQMMERLAVSSGASTPEAGSLEGTTWTPLRVMDGFGTLSDAGNLPGVAGPDLISAPAGPALPPGIYGSEDRRLARNVLTAETTLTPATWPSDVPLRGLALPPEQPLAGALLSLAILLLVADVLASLALSGLLLRRSAGTLALILGLGLPQMGDAQETDPESFAVRSASEVTLAHVLTGNSDVDEVARAGLTGLSDTLYFRTTVEPALPTGVDLEQDELAFFPILYWPVTPDQPQPSTEAYGKLNDYLRSGGLILFDTRDADIASYGAASPNGRKLQELAAPLDIPPLEPLPSDHVLTRTFYLLQDYPGRYTSRDVWVEAAPPDAERIEGMPFRNLNDGVTPVVIGGNDWAAAWAVRRDGAPLLPIGRGYAGERQRELAYRFGVNLVMHVLTGNYKSDQVHVPALLDRLGQ; this is translated from the coding sequence ATGAGCGTTTTCGGCGGCATTGGTTTCACCGCGCCTTGGCTGCTGCTGGCCCTGCTGGCGCTGCCGATCCTGTGGCTGATCCTGCGTGCCGTGCCCCCGGCTCCGATCCGCCGCCGTTTTCCCGGTGTGGCGCTGCTCTTGGGTCTGGCGGATGACGAAAGCACGACGGACCGCACGCCGTGGTGGCTGCTGCTACTGCGGATGCTGGCCGTGGCTGCGATCATTGTTGGCCTCGCCGGGCCGGTCTTGAACCCGCAGGCCGAGGCGGAACAGGGCAGCGGCCCCTTGTTGATGGTGCTCGATGGCTCTTGGGCCGGGGCCAGCGGCTGGGATCGTCAGTTAGCTGCTGTAGACGCGCAGCTAACCCGCACCGGCCGGGCCGAGCGGACCGTGGGCATCCTGACTCTGACCGACCCGCAGGTACCGACCTTCCAATCCGCCGACGCATGGCGCAGCCGCCTTGCCGGGCTCACGCCCGCGCCGTGGCAACCCGCCCCGGCAAACATCACCCGCGCAACCGAAATCATGGCAGACCTGCCCGCTTTTGACACGATGTGGTTCAGCGATGACTTGGACTATCCGGGCCGCGATGATCTGCGCGCCGCGCTGCAATCCAAAGGCGCGGTTGAGGTGCATCAGTCCGCAAGCAACGTCATCGGCATCGCCCCCGCTGTCTACCAAGATGGCGCAATCGACCTGACCCTGCGCCGCGCCATTCCCGGCCCGGAGCGCGAGGCCGTGGTGCAGGCCCATGGTCGCGACCCCGCAGGCAATGCCCGCGTGCTGGCCACCGCCAATGCCAGTTTCGAGGCGGGGGCGACAGAGGCCACCACCTCCCTGTCGCTGCCCGCCGAACTGCGCGCGCGACTGACCTCCTTCGACATCGCAGGACAACGCTCTGCCGGGGCGCGTACCTTGGTCGATGACGGGTTGCGCCGCCGTGAGGTCGCGCTGATCGGCGGGCGCGGGGCGCAGGAGGGGCTGCAACTGCTCTCGCCGCTGCACTATATCGAACAGGCGTTGGCCCCGAGTGCTGACCTGATCGACGGCACCCTGTCCGACGTGCTGCCCGCCAACCCCGATGTGATCGTGCTGGCCGATGTCGCCACGCTTAGCCCCGCCGAGGCAGAGCCGCTGCAAGAGTGGATCGACGCGGGCGGCGTGCTGATCCGCTTCGCCGGGCCACGCATTGCCGCCAGTGATGTCAGCCGCATCGACGAAGACCCGCTGATGCCCGTGCGCCTGCGCGCCGGGGGGCGCAGCGTGGGCGGGGCAATGTCTTGGGGCGAGCCGAAGGCGCTGGCCCCTTTCCGCAACGGATCGCCCTTCTTTGGCCTGCCGGTGCCGGAGGACGTGACCGTTTCCGCTCAGGTCGTGGCGCAACCGGACCCGACACTGGCCGACCGGGTGATTGCGTCGCTGAGTGACGGCACGCCGCTGGTCACGCGCAAGGCTGTGGGTCAGGGGCAGATCGTGCTTTTCCACGTTACCGCCACGGCGGAATGGTCGACCCTGCCGCTGTCGGGTCTTTTTGTGCAAATGATGGAGCGGCTGGCCGTATCGTCGGGGGCCAGCACGCCCGAGGCCGGCAGCCTTGAGGGCACCACATGGACCCCACTGCGGGTGATGGACGGTTTCGGCACCCTGTCGGACGCGGGCAACCTGCCCGGGGTCGCGGGGCCTGACTTGATTTCGGCCCCCGCTGGCCCTGCGCTACCCCCCGGCATCTACGGCTCAGAAGACCGACGGCTGGCGCGCAATGTGCTGACTGCTGAGACCACGCTCACCCCCGCCACATGGCCCTCGGATGTGCCGCTGCGTGGTCTTGCGCTGCCGCCGGAACAGCCGCTGGCCGGAGCACTTCTGAGCCTCGCGATCCTGTTGCTGGTTGCCGATGTGCTGGCCTCTCTCGCCCTTTCGGGGCTGCTGCTGCGCCGCTCGGCTGGTACTCTGGCGCTGATCTTGGGGCTGGGCTTGCCACAAATGGGGGACGCGCAAGAGACTGACCCCGAAAGCTTTGCCGTGCGCTCCGCCTCCGAGGTCACGCTGGCCCATGTGCTGACCGGCAATAGCGACGTTGACGAGGTCGCCCGCGCCGGGCTGACCGGCCTGTCGGACACGCTTTATTTTCGCACCACGGTAGAGCCTGCCCTGCCCACAGGTGTCGATTTGGAGCAGGACGAACTCGCCTTTTTCCCGATCCTCTATTGGCCCGTCACCCCCGATCAACCACAGCCTTCAACCGAGGCTTATGGCAAGCTGAACGACTATCTCCGCTCGGGCGGGTTGATCCTGTTTGATACACGCGACGCGGATATCGCAAGCTATGGCGCCGCCAGCCCGAACGGGCGCAAGCTGCAGGAATTGGCCGCCCCGCTCGACATCCCACCACTTGAGCCGCTGCCCAGCGACCATGTGCTGACCCGCACCTTCTATCTGCTGCAGGACTACCCGGGCCGCTACACCAGCCGCGATGTCTGGGTTGAGGCCGCGCCGCCCGACGCCGAACGGATCGAGGGGATGCCTTTCCGCAACCTCAATGACGGTGTCACCCCGGTGGTGATCGGCGGCAACGATTGGGCCGCCGCTTGGGCCGTGCGCCGCGATGGCGCGCCCTTGCTGCCCATCGGGCGCGGCTATGCCGGAGAACGGCAGCGCGAATTGGCCTACCGCTTTGGTGTGAACCTTGTGATGCATGTGCTGACGGGCAACTACAAATCTGATCAGGTCCATGTGCCTGCGCTGCTGGATAGGTTGGGCCAATGA
- a CDS encoding DUF1285 domain-containing protein, whose protein sequence is MSGQNTVTPTADSLIEAAKAAKTRGTPPLEKWNPEFCGDLDMQIKRDGTWLYQGTPIGRIELVKLFASILWREGDDYFLKSPVEKVGITVEDAPFVAVDFEAEGAGEAQQLRFLTNLGDVAEAGPEHPIRVVRDEETGEPSPYVLVRRNLEALIDRKSFYRLVDLGQHRDGWFGVWSGGEFFGIIPSEDLP, encoded by the coding sequence ATGAGCGGACAAAATACCGTGACACCCACCGCAGACAGCCTGATCGAAGCTGCCAAGGCCGCAAAAACGCGCGGAACCCCGCCGCTTGAGAAGTGGAACCCGGAATTCTGCGGCGATCTGGACATGCAAATCAAACGCGACGGGACGTGGCTTTACCAAGGCACGCCGATCGGGCGGATTGAATTGGTCAAATTGTTCGCTTCGATTCTCTGGCGCGAGGGGGATGACTATTTCCTCAAATCGCCGGTCGAGAAGGTGGGCATCACGGTCGAAGATGCGCCCTTTGTCGCCGTGGATTTCGAGGCCGAAGGCGCGGGCGAGGCGCAGCAGTTGCGGTTTCTCACCAACCTAGGCGATGTGGCCGAGGCGGGGCCGGAGCATCCGATCCGCGTCGTGCGCGATGAGGAAACGGGTGAGCCGTCGCCCTATGTGCTGGTACGTCGAAACCTTGAGGCGCTGATTGACCGCAAGAGTTTTTACCGTTTGGTCGATCTTGGCCAACACCGCGATGGCTGGTTTGGTGTCTGGTCGGGTGGGGAATTCTTTGGCATCATCCCGTCGGAAGACCTGCCGTAA
- a CDS encoding DUF58 domain-containing protein produces the protein MTHSPLTLRADAEGEAARLPALLARAEHLAGAVLPGAHGRRRAGTGDDFWQYRPAQMGDSRRMVDHRRSARGDQEFVREREWQIAQSVMLWVDQGASMRFASDKGLPDKADRARLLGLALSILLLRGGERVGLTGTALPPRRGNPQVLRLAELLCQKDTREYAPPEHRGMIPHARAIFISDFMGDLEPVQTALTKAADRGVRGVLYHLLDPAEEAFPFAGRTIFESVGGTLRHETLKANDLRGRYLDRLAARKDELQQLCARTGWRYGLHHTNASAQSALLWLYGALDARQGSAA, from the coding sequence GTGACCCATTCCCCCCTAACCCTCAGGGCCGACGCCGAGGGCGAGGCGGCCCGGTTGCCAGCGCTGCTAGCGCGGGCCGAGCATCTGGCCGGTGCCGTGTTGCCCGGTGCCCATGGCCGCCGCCGCGCGGGAACGGGGGATGATTTCTGGCAATACCGCCCGGCGCAAATGGGCGACAGCCGACGGATGGTCGACCACCGCCGCTCGGCACGCGGCGATCAAGAGTTCGTGCGAGAGCGGGAATGGCAGATTGCCCAGTCGGTCATGCTTTGGGTCGATCAGGGCGCGTCGATGCGCTTTGCCTCTGACAAAGGGCTGCCCGATAAAGCTGATCGCGCGCGGCTGTTGGGCCTCGCGCTGTCGATCCTGCTGCTGCGCGGCGGCGAGCGTGTGGGCCTGACCGGCACCGCCCTGCCGCCCCGGCGCGGCAATCCGCAGGTGCTGCGACTGGCCGAATTGCTCTGCCAAAAAGACACCCGCGAATATGCCCCGCCCGAACACCGCGGCATGATCCCCCATGCTCGGGCGATCTTTATTTCGGATTTCATGGGCGATCTTGAACCGGTCCAGACAGCGCTGACCAAAGCCGCTGACCGCGGCGTGCGCGGCGTACTGTACCACCTGCTCGACCCGGCTGAGGAAGCCTTCCCTTTTGCGGGCCGTACCATCTTCGAAAGCGTCGGCGGCACGCTGCGCCATGAGACACTGAAGGCGAATGACCTGCGCGGCCGCTATCTCGATCGGCTCGCGGCGCGCAAAGATGAATTGCAACAACTCTGCGCCCGCACCGGCTGGCGCTATGGGCTGCACCACACGAATGCCTCGGCGCAATCGGCGCTGCTGTGGCTCTATGGCGCGTTGGACGCGCGGCAAGGAAGTGCTGCATGA